The window GTCTGTGAAGCGCCGTCCTCGTATTCTATGGTCACAGTATCTTTATCAAAATCCTTTAAAATCCCTGTAAATTCTTTCTGCCTGCCGATCATCCGGTATGTCCGTATCTCTACTTCCTCGCCAAGGCTCCTTTTAAAATCCTTCTCCTTCTTTAAAGGCCTGCCAAGTCCCGGGGAACTCACCTCAAATATATAGGAATCTTCAATATAATCCTTTTGGTCCAGAATATCTGAAAATTCCCTGCTGACCTTCTCACAGTCATCCACGGTAATTCCGCCGGGTTTATCAATATAGGCCCGCAGATACCATGTTCCGCCCTCTTTCACATATTCCACATCCACAAGCTCAAACCCAGATCCCGTCACAATCGGCTCCAATAGTTCCTCTGTTTTCTGCTCATACTGTTCTCTTCTTGACACACTAAACTCCTTTTCCTTTGAACTTTATTCATCATTGTTAAAATAAGCCTACCAACAAAGAAGAGTGAACTTGCGTTCACTCTTCTGCCGGGTTCCTTATGTAACTGTGGTAAGTATAGCACCTTTTCCCAGCAATTGCAAGGAAAAAATAGTTTTACTTATACGGCCCCCCTTATAGCGGCGGGATGATCCTTCCCGGGAATAACTGGCCTGGAAGGTTCCCTATCCCCTTTTCGTCCCGGTTCCATCCCGCCTGGCAAGCCTTAACCTGTTTAAATTCACTTCTTTGTCCCCACACATAGCCTTTGTCTCTGTACTATCATCAAAGAGATAGACATGCTCCAATTCATCCTTCTTTTGGAGTTTGATCCCCCGGACTCCTACGGCGCCCTTTTTCTTCTCCGGCACTTCGGCCGCCAGAAATTTAAGGAAAAACCCTCCTTTAGTGGCAAGCACCAATGTTTGGTTCTCTGTCACTACCTGGACATCTGCCAGTGCGTCTCCCTCCTGCAGCTTTGTAGCTGCGATGGTCCGCTTGGATACCTGGAATTCACTCCCCTCCACTCGCTTGACCATACCCTGCCTCGTGGTAAACAGCAGCTTGGCAAAACGCATCTGCTCAGCATCACAGACCATGACAATCTGTTCCCCGCTGCTGGAATAATTACTTACATTGTCTATAGGAGTCCCCTTATCCCTGAATTTCCCGTAAGGTAAATCCTGCACTTTCACTTGGTGCATCCTGCCTGTATCTGTGAACAGGCATACCTTCCCGGTGTTTATGCAATGGATGATATATTTATTCTCACTGTCCGCCGCCTCTTTGTTCCGCTCATATGTGGAGGTGTCCACTGTCTTGGCATAGCCGAAACGGTCCATCAGAAGCACCACTTCCTGTTCCTCTATCTTCTTCTCCTCGAAAACTGCCGCCTCTGCATTTTCTATTGCTGTGCGCCTCTTTCTCCCATACTCTTTTTTATAAGCATCCAGCTCCCCGATGATCAGATCTGCCATGGAGTCATAGTGGTTCAGGATATCCTCATACCGCGCAATATTCTTCAAAGTCTCCTGATGCTCCCTCTGGAGGGCCTCGATCTCCAGGCCGATTAATTTGTACAGCCTCATCTCCAGTATGGCCGTTGCCTGTCTTTCTGTAAAGCGGAGCAGCGCCGCCATTTTTTTGGATATCCCGGATTTAAAAGTAATAGGACCAGTCACCCCGTTTACAAGGCAGGCCTTGGCATCCTTCACAGACTTACTTCCCCGCAGTATCTCGATGATCAGGTCAATGACGTCACAGGCCTTGATCAAGCCTTCCTGCACCTCCCTGCGCTCCTGCTCCCTGGCCAGCAGGGTGGTATATTTCCTCGTGGCCAGCTCAAACTGGAAGTCCACATGATGTTCAATAATGGCTTTCAGGCCCAGAGTCTCGGGCCTCCCGTTTGCCACAGCCAGCATATTGACTCCAAACGTGTCCTCCAGCCTTGTTTTTTTATAGAGCATATTCTTCAGGTTCTCGGCATCAGCGCCCTTTTTCAGCTCCAGCACAATGCGGATGCCTTCTTTCGACGACTGGTTAGAAATATCTACTATGTCGCTGGTTTTACGGGATTCTACCAGGCCGCACACATCGTTTAAAAACTTCCCGATGCCGCTGCCGATCATGGTATAAGGGATTTCTGTAATGACAAGCTGTTTCTTGCCGCCTTTTAATTCCTCCACCTCTACCTTGCCCCGGATCTTGATTTTTCCCTGGCCTGTCTCATAGATACCAGCCAATTCATCTTTATTTACTACAATCCCGCCGGTTGGGAAATCTGGCCCCTTCACATATTTCATCAGCTGCTTTGTACTGATCTCATCATTTTTCATATATGCTTTCACTGCATCTATGACTTCACACAGATTATGTGTGGGTATGCTGGTGGCCATACCCACGGCAATGCCCTCGGCGCCGTTTACAAGAAGATTTGGGACACGTACGGGCAATACAAAGGGTTCTTTTTCTGTCTCATCAAAATTAGGGCCAAAGTCAATGATGTTTTTATCCAGGTCCGCTAAGTAGGCCTCCTGGGTAAATTTCGTGAGCCTGGCCTCTGTATATCTCATGGCGGCGGCCCCATCCCCTTCGATGGATCCAAAATTGCCATGCCCGTCCACCAGCACCATCCCTTTTTTAAATTCCTGTGCCATTACCACCAGCGCTTCGTAGATGGAGCTGTCACCGTGGGGATGGTATTTACCCATAGTATCCCCTACAATACGGGCACATTTCCTGTATGGCCTGTCATAACGGATGCCAAGCTCATACATATCGTACAATGTCCTTCTCTGCACTGGTTTAAGGCCGTCCCTCACATCAGGCAGGGCCCTGGCTATGATAACGCTCATGGCATAATCTATATAAGATTTTTTCATTATATCAGAATACTCTGTTCTGATGATCTGTGTTTCACTGCTCATTCTTACTTACTCCTTCTAAATCAAGGGATATCCTTTTACCATACTTTACCCAAAACCCGGCTCCCATAACTATATGTCCAGCTCTGCCTCTGTTGCATTGTCATAAATAAACGCCCTTCTTGGGGGCACCTCAGTGCCCATCAACATCTCCGTCACGCCAGACGCCATTCTTGCATCCTCTATCTCTACCAGTTTTAAAAGCCTTGTCTCAGGATTTAGGGTAGTCTCCCAGAGCTGGTCTGCATCCATCTCCCCAAGGCCCTTGTATCTCTGAAGTGTAA of the Luxibacter massiliensis genome contains:
- a CDS encoding DNA gyrase/topoisomerase IV subunit A is translated as MSSETQIIRTEYSDIMKKSYIDYAMSVIIARALPDVRDGLKPVQRRTLYDMYELGIRYDRPYRKCARIVGDTMGKYHPHGDSSIYEALVVMAQEFKKGMVLVDGHGNFGSIEGDGAAAMRYTEARLTKFTQEAYLADLDKNIIDFGPNFDETEKEPFVLPVRVPNLLVNGAEGIAVGMATSIPTHNLCEVIDAVKAYMKNDEISTKQLMKYVKGPDFPTGGIVVNKDELAGIYETGQGKIKIRGKVEVEELKGGKKQLVITEIPYTMIGSGIGKFLNDVCGLVESRKTSDIVDISNQSSKEGIRIVLELKKGADAENLKNMLYKKTRLEDTFGVNMLAVANGRPETLGLKAIIEHHVDFQFELATRKYTTLLAREQERREVQEGLIKACDVIDLIIEILRGSKSVKDAKACLVNGVTGPITFKSGISKKMAALLRFTERQATAILEMRLYKLIGLEIEALQREHQETLKNIARYEDILNHYDSMADLIIGELDAYKKEYGRKRRTAIENAEAAVFEEKKIEEQEVVLLMDRFGYAKTVDTSTYERNKEAADSENKYIIHCINTGKVCLFTDTGRMHQVKVQDLPYGKFRDKGTPIDNVSNYSSSGEQIVMVCDAEQMRFAKLLFTTRQGMVKRVEGSEFQVSKRTIAATKLQEGDALADVQVVTENQTLVLATKGGFFLKFLAAEVPEKKKGAVGVRGIKLQKKDELEHVYLFDDSTETKAMCGDKEVNLNRLRLARRDGTGTKRG
- the rimP gene encoding ribosome maturation factor RimP, which translates into the protein MSRREQYEQKTEELLEPIVTGSGFELVDVEYVKEGGTWYLRAYIDKPGGITVDDCEKVSREFSDILDQKDYIEDSYIFEVSSPGLGRPLKKEKDFKRSLGEEVEIRTYRMIGRQKEFTGILKDFDKDTVTIEYEDGASQTFEKSEIALIRLAFDF